In Pseudorasbora parva isolate DD20220531a chromosome 9, ASM2467924v1, whole genome shotgun sequence, the sequence CTTCATTTTAAGATGCTTTGCTGTTGTTTGCAATTGCCAGGTAACATGAGAGATGTTTCATGTTGCAGTATTTTTAGTGAGCAATAGCTCTATGCTTCAGGGCAATAACATGATGTGCATCAGCCCAATGACAAGCTCGAAAGTAATGGATCAGGCATCTATTAATCACTTTTTCTCTTAGCTGTCTCTGTTTCCTTGTTGTCTTCTCTGAAACATTACTGGACTATTCACACTCTACTCCCCTCTCAACACAATGCATTTGGTCTTCAGGGGATGCTGTATAAAATGAAGGGGGGTGAGAATCTCTTCCTCAATTTAGGTCAGCTTTCTGACCTACTTAGGACCCACTGATTGGATTCAGCAATGCTAACCAGACCCACTTTTCCCCGGCTTTTAACACTTCCTAGAGGAATGTGTTTAATCCAGAATGCCACATGTACTCTAAGCCAAATACTGAGTTTGGAATAAAGATGAAGTGACTGTGAAGGGAAGGACCTTTGATTCTAGCTATGAACATAATGTGAGGTCATTTGTTAGAGCTGGTCAGTGCGTTTACTTAAGATTTGTCCTAAGGACAGACAAGGCTTGGATACACTTGTACAAAGATATGGAAAATACAACTCATTGGTTTCAGCACAGACAGACTGAAGCAAACTTATAGCTCATATACAAAATACTTTTCGTTGTTGTGCAATATCTGAAATAAGATGCAGAAAACATCGTCTTTGTGTAGCTGTGCcccatttttttccatttaaaatatacaacCAAACGTATTAAAGGGGTTCTGGCACAGCTGTGGCTCTGAGATGTCAACTTTAGGGACAGGCATCACTATTTGTCATACTTGGGTATTAAACCTAACATTAGGGTCTCGGATTCTCTGATAACATAAAATTAGGTATCTCACCATGGGAACCCCCAGGCGTGACTGATTACGAAAGCACCAATGACACCACGTCTGCAACATGGCAGACCAATCGCTGTAATGATCAGGGAGTCCTGTATTCCTGTATATAAACCGCTGCTACCTTCTATGCATATCTGTACTCCATGCAGGACAGACAATGAAATGTTGTGAGATACCTCACTTCATGTTATCAGATAAGAATGTTCTCTTTCTAACATTTGTTCGGTATCTCACTAAAGGATATAGACAAATCCAGTATTGCCAATATGCTGAGGAAGCAGACTAGTTGTGGAGGTGATAAACGAATAATCTGATGAATTCTTCCCAAATAAAAACTTCATTATACAACCTGACCACTCACTCCCAGGACTGAGAGGGTTCTGTCACATCCAGTCTATAGAAACAAACAAATGTGTTCACCAGCTGGCTGCAGTGAAAATTTCTTGCATAGAAATAAGTTTAAATAGAGCCCAGGATGTAGCCATGTCTCGAGTAGAATGTGCCCAACCGGGGCTCTATATAGTGCGTTAGTGTAACATAACAAGATAGCTTTCACCACCCAGTGGGAAAGGCATTAACAGGAGTTTTCCCTTGTAAGAGTCAGCCCACGAGAGAAATAGTTGGTTGCTCTTACGAAGTGTGCGGGTTCTGTACGTACGTATACAGAGCAGACCAGACCAGTCATACACAGTGTAACCTCTCCTCTTTTGGAGATGAAAACTGTGGTGGATGAAAAGCTAGCAGGTCCATTGATTGAACTGCAACAGCATGATCATTAGGCACAAATGCCGGATTAGTTCTAAAAGTTACTTTTTGACCTACCAGTGCAAACATCATACATGAGGAGTAAAATGATAAAGCATGTAGTTCGCTGTAGTGAACGCAAGTAACAGAGCAGTCTTTAAAGCAAGCAGCTTCAAGGCAAGGTTATCAATGGGCTCAAAAGGGGCTTTAGAGTGTGCGTTCAGGACCACGAACAAGTCCCAAGGTGGGACCGGCAGCTTTGATACTGGGTGTAGCCTATGCGCACCTCTCATAAATCGACAGACGAGAGGGTGATGGTCAATAGtatccgagtcaagaccaataTGACATGCTGAGATAGCGGACAGCTAAACTTTAACCATAGAAAAGTCTCTGCCCTTATCCAGAAGGTCCTGTAAGAAACACAGAAACAATGTTCCTATCTGTGCACTATCCATCAAACAACCTCCATTTCAGATTATATAAAACGTTTCGAAGCAGTCCTTGCATTCAAAAATTTCCGCACAATGTGAAGAGATCTATGGCAGCCTGGCCTTATCTATGTCACACCATGAGGATCACTTCGGGGTGGAGTATTCCTGGATAGGATTCCTGACAGGAGGGTCCTGCTGCTCCACATAACCAGTTTCTTCGCTAATATGTGAATCTTGTGAGAACGTACTCCTCCCTACTGATTTATGTAGGCTATCGTGGTCTTATTTTCTGTGCTGACATGATTCTTGAGAAAATGCACAAAATGTCTAAGAACTGGGAACACTGTTATTAGCTCTGGGAAATGTATGTGCTTCTCTCTCAGTGCAGGAGACCAAACTCCTCTCACTGTTCTGCCCTCAAACACCGCCCCCCAGTCTGTGAGAGATGCATCCGTCGTCACTACTTTCCTTAATATGATAGAACCCAGAGGGCACCCTGTCCTGAGAAAGGACAGGGCTCTCCAATGACGGAGAGCGCTTATTCATTCTCGTGAGACGCGCACTCTGCAGCTGAGACAGCTTGGGGCGAGTGCCCTGTGACTTTGTCCAATTCTGAAAATGCCTCATTCGCAGCAGTCCCAGGGAATCACTGACACTGTTGAGGCCATCAAACCTAGCAGCTGAAGACACATCCTGAAAGAGACTGATCTCCCTTACTGAAACAGGGAAAGGCAGCTGTGAAATGTCTTGATGCATTCCTTTGATAGGACAGCCTGAAACATAGCTGAATTCAACCTGAGACCCAAGTAGACTTAAAAGCATTTTTGaatttgtatttgtttgtgATGTTTGCTGAGGACCCGTAAATCCAAAATGGGACGGAGACCTCCCCCTCTTTTgggaatcacaaaaaaaaaaaaaaaaaaaaaaaaaaaaaatgggagtAAAAGCCCCTgggtttttttaaaatttttttttttttttttagctagaATCATTCTTATCACTCTTTCTCATTAAAGAGGATATTTCTTCCTCTAAAACACAAGCTGATTCTCCTTTGGGCTACTGAAATTACCACTAATTAACACCGGCAGTTTTACAGCGAATTGAAATCTGTATCCCCTGTCTATAGTGGTTAAAATCCAGGGATAAACTGTGCATGAGCAGCGAATGGGCCCTTCTCGCCTTCACCTGAAGATTATGGGCCATATTCCTACAGACACTGAACTTTGAGCTagccacacaaacacatttcaaattcaaaatcCTTCTTCTTTTTCCCCTGGGAGGGAGAGAGAAATTGTTCTGAAGGGATGGGGAAGAGAAACCCTGAGTGCTGTCTCCAAACCTTTCCTGATGCCAAACTGACATGTCAGGTTGATTGTCTCTCCTTGCCCTACCTTTTGGTTTTACAAAACTGGACTTTAACTCCTCTGCCTCTGCAGCCGGGTGCAAATGGTTCACCATAAATGTTTCCACAGGTGGAGGATTCTGCCATCACTAAATCCTCCATTCCCTGAACATCCAGCCTCGAGAAGCCCTTGATGTCTACTTGGTGGGAAAAAGGCTCGTCCTAAAACCTCTTCCGGGACGTCTGGAATAAACTACCTCGCTGGAGGGAGACGGACTGATTCGAGGGAAGAGTAGCAACTTCATCGCCATCGTCCTCATCCTCGAGGATGGTCGACACGACCTCTTCATTGTCATCTTCCTCTCCCAACGGATCTTCAAACAACAGGGGAAGGACAGGTGACACACTCTCCATCCTCTCTCCTCACAAGCTGCGGCCTGTGGACAATCCATAGGTTCCCCTCTTGGTTGAGCAGAGAGGCAAGGGTCAAACTTTCCAGCTATTGCCACGCGGAGTCCCCTTTCACAGATTTAAGCCGAGGATGTCGCACAGTGGGGACAGCCCTCAGGGTTGGATAGTGATGTCTGAGCATGTTTAGTGCTCAAACAGGAGATGCAGAGACCATGTGAATCCTTCATAGAAATCCCTTTTCCACAAGTGCAAGGATGTGGAAGACAACCTTTTCCTCAAGGGCACACTGGCTCTTTTGCAGTGGCCATGATGGAGCCTGCACCCTCTTTGTACAGTAAGTCCACCACAACGTGCAACTAGTGCGGAGCTGTGCTGCAATTGGAGAGCTCTCCTTTTCCTTCTTCTTGGTGCATGGTGAGTGCCCCAAACTTTGGGAAATAAATCAGAAACTTAGGGTAGAAAACTCACCTTGACACATTAGTTATCTCCCTGAGGTTGAGACTATATACTGTATTGTATTGTTGAGACATATACAAGATGTATTTTGCTATTTTCGACCACTTCACAAAAACACGGATAAACAATATGGGGTGATATACTTTTTGATCTTTTATGATAGGCCACTACATGAAAGtgtgaaataaaaaagaaaaatgcttATTTTGGCTGTGATaccaaatatttatttcaatatattAAGACATATCATCCTCAGTCAAAATACATTGCTAAACAAAACCCCACAAGGCGAAACTTCCAAATATATGTCAACAGGTTCAACTGAAAGGCCATTTCTCTGATTTACTGTATCTAATTTAGGGCACTAATAAATGAAGTGTGTCAATGACACTCAAATAATAACCCACTGATCTCTTTCACATCTCAACAATTTGCTGGCAAAGTTACAAATACCTATTTACAGgggtaaaaatatttaatgattATCTGGTTGATTCTGCAGAATGTACCAGCCATCACTATTCAAGGCATCATTTACAAaagaaaagcaaaacaaaacaaatcctTTAGTTTCAGTCCATACAGTATTTAAGTCACCATGCATATGTGAGGACAGGTTAAAGCCATAATGTGGGGTACAATTATACTGTACAAGCACatataaaactttaaaatgtgTTGGTTCTGATTCTCTTTTTTAAAACAGACACATTAAaataggtatatatatatatatatatatatatatatatatatatatatatatatatatatatatatatgtactgAAATCtatgttcaataaaaaaaaacaacatcataTAAATGACACTGTACATGAATGAACTAAATGTATCTTTCCTCTTGTTCAACATACATTCTTATTTGGcaatatttatgtatattacaATATGATCCTAACAAGGATGTAAACAATGAgctaaaaatacaaatacacagTTTAGAACTGTTTAGAAATACACACGCCACACAGGACGAATCCTAACATTGTCTATTATGTGGATTTTATTAAAACTTTAGTTTATGCAGCACTTGTCATTATGCAGTGATTGTGCCCGTTTTCCAGTGCCATTTGATGGCACAGACAGTGGTTATTTAAAGCAAAGTCAATGAACATCTGTCAATTCTGCACCgtaataataacagcagcaacttGTAACTTTTTCTACAGTTACTGCCGAATGGAGCTAAGTAATAGGCATATACGTCTTTTTGAGGCACTCTATGAATATGATTATTAGTGGGTTTTTTTAAATACGTTTACAAAAATAAGCAATGAATTCCCTCTAGTACCTTTGGGGGCCTCCTATTGCTCATATATTGTGTATGTTTCTCTGCAATGTGCAGTGAAGTATGAGTCATTTTTTTATGCCCACACGCTTAAAAATGAAGAGGACGATGTACCTCAGTAGCTATATAACCCCATCCCGCCAAGCAAAATGGGGGGACAACCAAGAAAATATGCACAATACATAACTGCATACATACAGCAATGGGCCATGAAGCACAATTATACCTGTGCTCAAAGCACACTAGCACAAAATACAGGGGCTCGCAAATCAATATATATGACTGAAATAGTGCTCATTGGCCTATGGAGCCAAATATAAATTCTATATTACACACAAGGCAATATGACATTAATGTCTGAAATATGTATTGTTCTCTGCATTACAATCCCAAAGGCAGAGTCTCTATAAATACATTGTCTCTATGCCAGCAAAGAGCGCTTTCAGCTGTCTGAATGAAAATTGCTCATTCATGGTCACCAAAACACACAGTGCATATGGTTAAACAAGCCCACTAAACAAAACATCCATTTGATTAAAACACTGTCGTTAATACCTTCTGTAAACATCACAATAACATTCTCCTATTTGTCTAAAAGCTATGAGTCTGATTGAAAGCCtgtattaaatatttcatagtgacattgaaaacaattattttccTTAAGCATGTGATTGAGTGGTCCAGtatacatacaaatatttatattcagaaaatatatataaatgtacaaAGTTTTTAAAAGCACCCACGTTGCCATGAGACAACAGACAGATTGCGATAAGACAATGGATTCAATAACAAAACTAATCCGGAAAATCAAAGGCAAATCAAATAATCACCTTTACCAATCAGCCCCAAATGTCACattttgtgcttattttttCGTAACGAGACCTACAGAATGTAGATTGAAAATGCACAACGTTGCCGTATGTATTCTGGAGAGTTTATCTGTATTTAATGGTCAGGGAATGTAGATGTACCCAGAATGACTGAGTCTACTCATTCCTTTAACAGAGCCTCCAGTCTTTAGAGTTCAGAGAGCAAGGCAACTCTTAGGATTGTTACGGAAAGGTTTTTTTCGTCACTCTTTAAAAGTCAAAATGGGGGGAGGTGTAGGGGAGGATTTGAAAAAGTGAGGCAGGTTCCTGGTGTTCTCAGGACTAGGTCCTCTGTCAGGCAGCAGGATGATGTTGCCTTTCCTGCGTAGGGTGGAGTCTCGACTGGAGGTGGTAGAGAGAGTTTCCGAGGTGGCTTCACTGCTGGCTTCCACCGGTGTGACTCGGATGGTGGTGATACTCTGttggtggtggtgatggtggaaatggggatgATGGGGGTTGCTGATGTCAGGTAGGCTCCGGTTGCCGTCTATGGAGCCGTAGCCATCTTTCAATGACTCGCAGCTTTCAGAGTCCCGGTTCAGGTCGTTGAGCTCGAGGGACTGCCGGATGCTGACCCGCTCCTGCGGTTTCCACCTCCATGACCCACTGCCATCTGTGGATGGTGGTTTAACCACAGGCTTGTTCTCAGGGTGGGCCTCCACGCGAACAATGCCCGAGTTAGGTTCCTGATCCATCAGGGCTTTGTAACGAATGGATCCAGTACAACTCACGGTGCTGCCCTCACTTTTAGGACTACCATGCAACATGCCTTGCTGCTTGGACATTGCGATGACCTGCATTATACGTGGCTGGCTGTTAGTCCGGCAGGCGGTGCTCTTCTCTGCCACCTTCAACCATTTTGACCGTGCTGTCCCACCCCCACCATCATTCACCTCTCCACAATCCTCCTGAGGTGAGAAGTTCACATTCTCTTGGGTCTCCTCAGGGATGTGCACCAGTTGGGAAGATCCTGGTCGTGACTGGATAGATACCCTAGCTCCACCAGCTAGGCCACCAGAGTTATTATGATTGGCTAATGGCACAGCACTAGTGGCAAGCTTCATGTACTGTCCGGGAGGTCCACCACGGAGCTCACCATCCAAGCCCACAGCTGAGGGTTCAGAGCTGCAGCGAAGCTCCATGCTTCGCTGGGGAGATAGTTGTCCAGCCTCAGTCTCCATCACCTGCAGAGACATCTTGCGGTTCTCGTTCTTGGTCTTCCATTGTGAGAGCAGCTGCTTGGAACGTGTGGAGTCCATCGAGGCATGGATAGCAGCGTGGCGGCGAGGCACCGGTTCTTCGATTCCGGTTGAGTGCACCCGGGGCAGGGTGTTACTGAATGTCACAAAGCTCTCCTTGCAGAGAGGACTGGGTGGCGTAATGCACTCCACCTCTGTGCTTGCCCTCTTCAAGCTGGACATGGAGTTCTCTCTGTAGGATGGGCCACGTAGCAGGATACTTTCAGAGCGTGCCGATGTGGGACGTTCCCGCATGCTCAGGCTCTTAGGTGGCAGTAAGCGTGGTGGATCTGTGTTCAAGTTGGGTAGAGGTCTCAGAGGCTCCCGCATAGCAGGTGGAGGCACCACTGGCTGGGGTTGTGGTGGAGGCTGTGGTGGCTGTGGTTGCCGGATTGGAGGATGTACATGTAACTTCAAAGATGTGTCTTCACTAGGTTTAAAGTTCCCGACTGCATACAGACCCTAAAATAGTgcaaaaagtcagaatttttaCCACAATGAATCAATGCAGATAAGGTTTTTAAGAATGTTAGTCAGGATAGTGATAGTTTTTTTGCACCTGAAATTGAGGCTTTGAGAGATACTTGCACATTCTGTTTAAAAGGTTGCATTGCCTGCTGAAAAAATCTTCTAGCTGTTTTAAGCTGATTAAGAAGGTATTTGTCTGATTAAGTCAACAGGGTTTCCCAACAAGGTTGTCCTACGGTCCAGTGGCACCAATAATTGTATTGCCAAACCATACTTCAACATTCATTTTAGGACCTGGGTGATCAACTgcctttttttcatttaaaaaagaagaaatatgGAACCCATTATGACTAAGGTGTATTATTAGCAAACATTAACTTCTGAGAACATTCCTCATACCATGGTCTATACACCGAATGTGGGACTTCACAGTTAGAGTATCAAACAGCATTACATAGTAAATCGCTTGGCCTGATTAATGTACTTTATGTTAAGCAAACAATA encodes:
- the plppr4a gene encoding phospholipid phosphatase-related protein type 4; its protein translation is MSAKERLKGKMTKDSVTLLPCFYFVELPILVSSVVSLYFLELTDIFKPVRSGYSCNDRSLSMPYIEPTKEVVPFLMLFSLAFAGPAATIMIGEGILYCCLARRNITIKTEANINAAGCNFNSYIRRAVRFVGVHVFGLCITALITDIIQLATGYHAPYFLTVCKPNYTSLNTSCDENSFIVDDICSGPDPAAINAGRKSFPSQHATLAAFAAVYISMYFNATLTDSSKLLKPLLVFSFIICGIICGLTRIIQFKNHAVDVYCGFLIGGSIAVYLGLYAVGNFKPSEDTSLKLHVHPPIRQPQPPQPPPQPQPVVPPPAMREPLRPLPNLNTDPPRLLPPKSLSMRERPTSARSESILLRGPSYRENSMSSLKRASTEVECITPPSPLCKESFVTFSNTLPRVHSTGIEEPVPRRHAAIHASMDSTRSKQLLSQWKTKNENRKMSLQVMETEAGQLSPQRSMELRCSSEPSAVGLDGELRGGPPGQYMKLATSAVPLANHNNSGGLAGGARVSIQSRPGSSQLVHIPEETQENVNFSPQEDCGEVNDGGGGTARSKWLKVAEKSTACRTNSQPRIMQVIAMSKQQGMLHGSPKSEGSTVSCTGSIRYKALMDQEPNSGIVRVEAHPENKPVVKPPSTDGSGSWRWKPQERVSIRQSLELNDLNRDSESCESLKDGYGSIDGNRSLPDISNPHHPHFHHHHHQQSITTIRVTPVEASSEATSETLSTTSSRDSTLRRKGNIILLPDRGPSPENTRNLPHFFKSSPTPPPILTFKE